In a genomic window of Salmo trutta chromosome 32, fSalTru1.1, whole genome shotgun sequence:
- the LOC115170717 gene encoding protein shisa-3 homolog, whose amino-acid sequence MMRLLNYLLLGYLTWNLRISDAQGEYCHGWLDSNGNYHEGFQCPEDFDTMDATVCCGSCSLRYCCAAADARLDQGSCTNDRELNNTEFAAQPIYVPFLMVGSIFVAFVVVGSLVAVYCCTCLRPKQPTQQAIRFSLRNCQGETIPMILTTAPPSLRTPSRQSSTATSSSSAGGSSSVRRFSLGGQGQGQQHGCLVSASAPSTHVFTSPSTPQPLLPPPPPPPYTSPAACMPGGRQHPHAQLQLHQPMPPHQQPHLAQGTGFLLPQQYFFPLQLEPFSGAKGFADFGQS is encoded by the exons ATGATGCGACTGCTAAACTACCTCTTGCTGGGCTACCTGACCTGGAATCTACGGATATCAGACGCACAAGGGGAGTACTGCCATGGGTGGCTGGACAGTAATGGAAATTACCACGAAGGCTTTCAGTGTCCGGAGGACTTTGACACCATGGACGCGACCGTGTGCTGCGGGTCTTGCTCCCTGCGGTACTGTTGCGCGGCTGCGGACGCACGGCTGGACCAGGGAAGCTGTACCAACGACCGAGAACTGAATAACACGGAGTTTGCAGCGC AGCCTATCTACGTGCCCTTCCTGATGGTGGGCTCCATCTTTGTGGCCTTCGTGGTGGTGGGCTCCCTGGTTGCCGTCTACTGCTGCACCTGCCTGCGGCCCAAACAGCCAACCCAGCAGGCTATCCGCTTCTCACTACGCAACTGCCAGGGCGAGACCATCCCCATGATTctgaccactgcgccacccagcCTGCGCACCCCCTCGCGCCAGTCCAGCACGGCCACCAGTTCCAGCTCAGCTGGCGGGAGCAGCTCAGTGCGCCGCTTCTCCCTCGgaggtcagggtcaggggcagcAGCACGGGTGCTTGGTGTCAGCATCTGCACCAAGCACCCATGTCTTCACCTCCCCCTCCACACCCCAGCCGCTACTACcaccaccccctccacccccctacaCCTCCCCCGCAGCCTGCATGCCAGGCGGCCGCCAGCACCCCCATGCCCAGCTGCAGCTGCACCAGCCCATGCCCCCACACCAACAGCCTCACCTGGCCCAGGGCACGGGCTTCCTGCTGCCCCAGCAGTACTTCTTCCCCCTACAGCTGGAGCCCTTCTCCGGGGCTAAGGGCTTTGCAGACTTTGGACAGAGCTGA